One stretch of Mycolicibacterium fallax DNA includes these proteins:
- a CDS encoding protein kinase domain-containing protein — MQGATLDGRYQVQNVVASGGMSTVYRGVDLRLDRPVALKVMDSRYAGDQQFLTRFQLEARAVARMSHPALVAVYDQGVDGRSPFLVMELVEGGTLRELLRERGPMPPHAVAAVLRPVLAGLAVAHHAGLIHRDVKPENVLISDDGEVKLADFGLVRAVAQAGITSTSVILGTAAYLSPEQVSTGDADPRSDIYAVGVLVFELLTGHTPFDGDSPLAVAYRRIDTDVPAPSSLIGGVPVQFDELVARATRRDRDERYADADEMGADLEAIVEELGLPPFRVPAPRDSAEHASADQVGTERVGTEPARHRTRHLTRGPGDWAGTADERETDRHPRGRVAHDVTAIAEDGYGDFEVDPRETGYARTRFAGVEIADLAWERHRGQRNLLISVLVVAVLTALVAAAGWALGANLPGYF, encoded by the coding sequence TTGCAGGGCGCCACCCTCGACGGCCGCTACCAGGTGCAGAACGTCGTCGCCTCCGGCGGCATGTCCACCGTCTACCGGGGCGTTGACCTGCGGCTGGACCGCCCGGTGGCGCTGAAGGTGATGGACTCCCGCTACGCCGGCGACCAGCAGTTCCTGACCCGGTTTCAGCTGGAGGCCCGGGCGGTCGCCCGGATGTCGCACCCGGCCCTGGTGGCGGTCTACGACCAGGGCGTCGACGGGCGTTCGCCGTTTCTGGTGATGGAGCTCGTCGAGGGCGGCACGCTGCGGGAACTGCTGCGCGAACGCGGTCCGATGCCGCCGCATGCCGTCGCGGCGGTGCTGCGCCCGGTGCTGGCCGGGCTGGCCGTAGCGCATCACGCCGGGCTGATCCACCGTGACGTGAAACCGGAGAACGTGCTGATCTCCGACGACGGCGAGGTCAAGCTGGCCGACTTCGGGCTGGTCCGGGCGGTCGCGCAGGCCGGCATCACCTCCACCAGCGTCATCCTCGGCACCGCCGCCTACCTGTCCCCCGAGCAGGTCAGCACCGGCGACGCCGATCCGCGCAGCGACATCTACGCCGTCGGGGTGCTGGTGTTCGAGCTGCTCACCGGCCACACCCCGTTCGACGGCGACTCTCCGCTGGCGGTCGCCTACCGGCGCATCGACACCGACGTCCCGGCGCCGAGCAGCCTGATCGGCGGGGTGCCCGTGCAGTTCGACGAGCTGGTCGCCCGCGCCACCCGCCGCGACCGCGACGAGCGCTACGCCGACGCCGACGAGATGGGCGCCGACCTGGAGGCGATCGTCGAGGAACTGGGGCTGCCACCGTTTAGGGTGCCCGCTCCGCGCGACTCCGCCGAGCACGCCAGCGCCGACCAGGTCGGCACCGAGCGCGTCGGCACCGAGCCGGCACGCCATCGCACCCGGCACCTCACCCGCGGTCCCGGCGACTGGGCCGGCACCGCCGACGAGCGGGAAACCGACCGCCATCCCCGCGGGCGGGTGGCGCACGACGTCACCGCGATCGCCGAGGACGGCTACGGCGACTTCGAGGTGGATCCCCGCGAAACCGGTTATGCCCGAACCCGGTTCGCCGGTGTCGAGATCGCCGATCTGGCCTGGGAGCGGCACCGCGGGCAACGCAACCTGCTGATCTCGGTGCTGGTCGTCGCGGTGCTCACCGCGCTGGTGGCGGCGGCCGGCTGGGCGCTCGGCGCGAACCTGCCCGGATACTTCTAG
- a CDS encoding class II 3-deoxy-7-phosphoheptulonate synthase: MNWTVDVPIEQLPSLPPLPEDLRARLEAALDKPAVQQPSWDPEQAKAMRTVLESVPPITVPSEVEKLSAQLAQVARGEAFLLQGGDCAETFADNTEPHIRANIRTLLQMAVVLTYGSSMPVVKLARIAGQYAKPRSSDIDALGLKSYRGDMVNGFAPEAAVRDHDASRLVRAYANASAAMNLVRALTSSGLASLHLVHDWNREFVRTSKAGARYEALAGEIDRALRFMSACGVNDRNLESADLFASHEALVLDYERAMLRLADDSDEAGGNLKLYDLSAHYLWIGERTRQLDGAHIAFAEVIANPIGVKIGPTTTPEQAVEYVERLDPHNVPGRLTLVSRMGNGKVRDVLPPIIEKVQASGHLVVWQCDPMHGNTHESSTGYKTRHFDRIVDEVQGFFEVHHGLGTHPGGIHVEITGENVTECLGGAQAISDDDLGGRYETACDPRLNTQQSLELAFLVAEMLRG, encoded by the coding sequence GTGAACTGGACTGTCGACGTTCCCATCGAACAGCTGCCCTCCCTGCCCCCGCTGCCGGAGGATCTGCGCGCGCGGCTGGAGGCGGCGCTGGACAAGCCCGCGGTGCAGCAGCCCAGCTGGGACCCGGAGCAGGCCAAGGCCATGCGCACCGTGCTGGAGAGCGTGCCGCCGATCACGGTGCCCTCGGAGGTGGAGAAGCTCAGCGCTCAGCTGGCCCAGGTGGCCCGCGGTGAGGCGTTCCTGCTGCAGGGCGGCGACTGCGCCGAGACGTTCGCCGACAACACCGAACCGCACATTCGGGCCAATATCCGCACGCTGCTGCAGATGGCGGTGGTGCTGACCTACGGCTCCAGCATGCCGGTGGTCAAGCTCGCCCGCATCGCCGGGCAGTACGCCAAGCCGCGGTCCTCCGACATCGACGCGTTGGGTCTGAAGTCGTACCGCGGCGACATGGTCAACGGCTTCGCGCCGGAGGCCGCGGTCCGCGACCACGACGCGTCGCGGCTGGTTCGGGCCTACGCCAACGCCAGCGCCGCGATGAACCTGGTGCGGGCGCTGACCTCCTCGGGACTGGCCTCGCTGCACCTGGTGCATGACTGGAACCGGGAGTTCGTCCGCACCTCGAAGGCCGGGGCCCGCTACGAGGCGCTGGCCGGGGAGATCGACCGCGCGCTGCGGTTCATGTCCGCCTGCGGGGTCAACGACCGCAACCTGGAGTCCGCGGACCTGTTCGCCAGCCACGAGGCGCTGGTGCTGGACTACGAGCGCGCGATGCTGCGGCTGGCCGACGACTCCGACGAGGCCGGCGGCAACCTCAAGCTCTACGACCTGTCCGCGCACTACCTGTGGATCGGCGAGCGGACCCGTCAGCTCGACGGTGCGCACATCGCGTTCGCCGAGGTGATCGCCAACCCGATCGGCGTCAAGATCGGCCCGACGACCACCCCGGAGCAGGCCGTCGAGTACGTCGAACGCCTGGATCCGCACAATGTCCCGGGCCGGCTGACGCTGGTCAGCCGGATGGGCAACGGCAAGGTCCGCGATGTGCTGCCGCCGATCATCGAGAAGGTGCAGGCCTCCGGCCACCTGGTGGTCTGGCAGTGCGATCCGATGCACGGCAACACTCACGAGTCGTCCACCGGGTACAAGACCCGGCACTTCGACCGGATCGTCGACGAGGTGCAGGGCTTCTTCGAGGTGCACCACGGGCTGGGCACTCACCCGGGCGGCATCCACGTCGAGATCACCGGTGAGAACGTCACCGAATGCCTCGGCGGCGCGCAGGCCATCTCCGACGACGACCTGGGCGGCCGCTACGAGACCGCGTGCGATCCGCGGCTCAACACCCAGCAGAGCCTGGAACTGGCGTTTCTCGTCGCCGAGATGCTGCGCGGTTAA
- a CDS encoding zf-HC2 domain-containing protein: MNCDVAREALSARIDGEREPVPAARVDEHLAGCADCTDWHIRARRQAELLRGLVGRGGPALTALNPDDDDRAAPARPSRREPALRIALGVVGVTQIGLAGLQAGTGDLGIGHGAGHGAHLLNESTAWTLALGVAMLAAALRPVAAAGLAVVLAAFTVVLGGYVVADAIGGAVTPTRVLSHLPVLIAAVLAVLLWRSTGHGGSGTPVGAQDSSAPVVVPDRASPGRRRHLWPTDGSAA, from the coding sequence ATGAACTGCGACGTCGCCCGCGAGGCGCTGTCGGCCCGCATCGACGGCGAGCGCGAACCGGTGCCCGCCGCCCGGGTCGACGAGCACTTAGCCGGCTGCGCCGACTGCACCGACTGGCACATCCGGGCGCGTCGGCAGGCCGAGCTGCTGCGGGGACTGGTGGGCCGGGGCGGCCCCGCTTTGACCGCGCTGAACCCCGACGATGACGACCGCGCCGCGCCCGCCCGGCCATCCCGGCGGGAGCCCGCGCTGCGGATCGCCCTCGGCGTGGTCGGGGTGACCCAGATCGGGTTGGCGGGGCTGCAGGCCGGCACCGGCGACCTGGGCATCGGCCACGGCGCCGGCCATGGCGCCCACCTGCTCAACGAATCGACCGCCTGGACGCTGGCGCTCGGGGTGGCGATGCTGGCCGCCGCGCTGCGCCCGGTGGCCGCCGCGGGCCTGGCCGTCGTGCTGGCGGCGTTCACCGTCGTGCTCGGCGGCTACGTCGTCGCCGACGCGATCGGCGGGGCGGTGACCCCGACCCGGGTGCTCTCGCATCTGCCGGTGCTGATCGCGGCGGTGCTCGCCGTGCTGCTGTGGCGTTCCACCGGCCACGGAGGTTCGGGGACGCCGGTGGGCGCCCAGGATTCCTCGGCCCCGGTCGTCGTCCCGGACCGGGCCTCCCCCGGCCGTCGTCGGCACCTCTGGCCGACCGACGGCTCCGCCGCATGA
- a CDS encoding type II toxin-antitoxin system VapC family toxin — protein MKLLLDTNVISDARLKRSSALMSWLAGQEIGNLALSVITMLELERGVRRKERTDSSGARPLRLWLEQDVRPMFEGRLLPVDEPTAITAAGLHIPDPLPEMDALIASTAIVRDLVLVTRNVRDFQRTGVRLLNPWESAS, from the coding sequence GTGAAGCTCCTCCTCGACACGAACGTCATCAGCGATGCCCGACTGAAGCGGTCCTCGGCGCTGATGTCCTGGCTGGCAGGCCAGGAGATCGGGAACCTGGCGCTCAGCGTGATCACCATGTTGGAGCTCGAACGGGGTGTCCGGAGAAAGGAGCGCACCGACTCCAGCGGTGCACGGCCGCTCCGTCTCTGGCTTGAGCAGGACGTCCGGCCCATGTTCGAGGGGCGCCTGCTTCCGGTGGATGAGCCGACGGCGATCACGGCCGCCGGGCTGCACATCCCGGACCCGCTGCCGGAGATGGATGCCCTCATCGCATCGACGGCCATCGTGCGCGACCTGGTGCTTGTCACCCGGAACGTCAGGGACTTCCAACGTACCGGCGTGCGCCTGCTGAATCCCTGGGAGTCGGCTTCCTGA
- a CDS encoding type II toxin-antitoxin system prevent-host-death family antitoxin has translation MGTTITSREFNRDVSAAKRAAEHGPVTITDHGRRSHVLLTAEDFDRLTGGGDLVGDRLWARGTEDIELELPERRVETPRELDL, from the coding sequence GTGGGCACCACAATCACCAGTCGCGAGTTCAACCGCGACGTTTCAGCGGCCAAGCGAGCCGCCGAGCACGGGCCTGTCACGATCACCGACCATGGGCGGCGTTCGCACGTCCTGCTGACCGCGGAGGACTTCGACCGCCTGACCGGCGGCGGCGACCTCGTCGGCGACCGACTGTGGGCGCGGGGTACCGAAGACATCGAGTTGGAGCTGCCGGAACGACGCGTGGAGACGCCGCGCGAGCTCGACCTGTGA
- a CDS encoding DUF5134 domain-containing protein, translating into MIADPLLRWVVTVLFVVAAGIFVTALASGRASGPRRVSELLHVVMAVAMAVMAWPWGLGVPNAAGMVFFLLATGWFLLRGACGSGAMCGGPIAWYHAAMMAAMAWMYAVMGALVPGQHGSGHHGGGQHGGGQHGEHAMAGEHAMAGHLGMGAMPDPAGAAAADPGWITGVNWFWTGFFAVAAVILAYRYFDGRRQHRSAAPELSADDAGVLGQAMMAAGMAIMFAVML; encoded by the coding sequence ATGATCGCCGATCCGCTGCTGCGCTGGGTGGTGACGGTGCTGTTCGTCGTCGCCGCCGGCATTTTCGTGACCGCGTTGGCCTCCGGGCGAGCGTCCGGGCCGCGCCGGGTCAGCGAACTGCTGCACGTGGTGATGGCGGTGGCGATGGCGGTGATGGCCTGGCCGTGGGGGCTGGGGGTGCCCAACGCGGCGGGGATGGTGTTCTTCCTGCTCGCCACCGGATGGTTCCTGCTGCGTGGAGCCTGCGGGAGCGGCGCGATGTGCGGCGGGCCGATCGCCTGGTACCACGCCGCGATGATGGCCGCGATGGCCTGGATGTACGCCGTGATGGGCGCGCTGGTGCCGGGGCAGCACGGGTCTGGACACCATGGCGGCGGACAGCACGGTGGCGGACAGCACGGCGAGCACGCGATGGCCGGTGAGCACGCGATGGCCGGTCACCTGGGCATGGGCGCGATGCCCGATCCGGCCGGTGCAGCCGCGGCGGACCCGGGCTGGATCACCGGCGTGAACTGGTTCTGGACCGGGTTCTTCGCCGTCGCCGCGGTGATCCTGGCGTACCGCTACTTCGACGGCCGGCGGCAGCACCGCAGCGCGGCGCCCGAGCTCAGTGCCGACGACGCCGGGGTGCTCGGGCAGGCCATGATGGCCGCCGGCATGGCGATCATGTTCGCCGTGATGCTGTAG
- a CDS encoding cytochrome c oxidase assembly protein, which translates to MMRRSWPLIGGYTASAIALAVYALLTAERRFAESRVAIPGPLTTIAGPVGYFTAALAGALTIGALLYVVITGRPDDNGTIDAPAFRLHRLAEISSGIWLLAAVLMVPVQAANAVGTDTLTVLSSGRLSDALAVSEMARAWVVVAVCAAVLAVTLRLTLRWVPHAVLLIPAAVAVVALPVSGNAAQGADHDYASSAAIVFATMVAVSAGLRVATMIGRPAAELHKRITTVLLVVGAIALLYGAMLAAVLLGSPADLTQTGYGRLLTLAAVLMIGVTVNDAINRYLLRDKPAFGPGYPIGTGLAMIAVLAAVTAMAVRAAPRLLNFDATIWDIFLGYELPGAPTALRLATVWRFDTFIGAAALVAAGLYLVGYLRLRRRGDAWSMGRLLSWQIGCLLLVIGTGSGLRSYGSAMFSVHMAEHMLLNMFVPVLMVLGGPVTLALRALTPASHDQPPGPREWLLKLVHSRVTGFLAHPVTAYILFVASLYAVYFTPIFNTLVRYHWGHEFMSLHFFLTGYLFFWAIIGIDPGPRRLPFLGRLALLFAVMPFHAFFGIALMTMKEILGGPFYGYLDLPWVPNLVDDQHLGGSIAWGSSELPIVVVVIALVAQWARSDERQARRADRHADAGYPDEGDDLDAYNAMLAELAKHRQ; encoded by the coding sequence ATGATGCGTCGCTCGTGGCCCTTGATCGGCGGATACACGGCCTCAGCGATTGCCCTCGCGGTCTACGCCCTGCTCACCGCCGAGCGCCGGTTTGCCGAGTCCCGGGTCGCCATACCCGGCCCGCTGACCACCATCGCCGGACCGGTCGGCTACTTCACCGCAGCCCTGGCCGGCGCCCTGACCATCGGCGCGCTGCTCTACGTGGTGATCACCGGCCGCCCCGATGACAACGGCACCATCGACGCGCCGGCGTTCCGGCTGCACCGCCTCGCCGAGATCAGCTCCGGGATCTGGCTGCTGGCCGCGGTGCTGATGGTGCCGGTGCAGGCCGCCAACGCCGTCGGCACCGACACCCTGACCGTGCTGAGCAGCGGCCGGCTCTCCGACGCGCTGGCGGTATCGGAAATGGCCCGCGCCTGGGTCGTGGTGGCGGTGTGTGCGGCGGTGCTCGCCGTGACGCTGCGACTGACGCTGCGCTGGGTTCCGCACGCGGTGCTGCTGATCCCGGCGGCCGTCGCGGTGGTCGCGCTGCCGGTCAGCGGAAACGCCGCCCAGGGCGCCGACCACGACTACGCCAGCAGCGCCGCGATCGTGTTCGCCACCATGGTGGCGGTCTCGGCCGGACTGCGGGTCGCGACCATGATCGGCCGTCCCGCGGCCGAACTCCACAAGCGCATCACCACGGTACTGCTGGTGGTCGGCGCGATCGCGCTGCTCTACGGCGCGATGCTGGCCGCGGTGCTGCTCGGCTCACCGGCCGATCTGACCCAGACCGGCTACGGCCGGCTGCTGACGCTGGCCGCGGTGCTGATGATCGGGGTCACCGTCAACGACGCGATCAACCGGTACCTGCTGCGGGACAAGCCGGCGTTCGGGCCGGGCTACCCGATCGGCACCGGGCTGGCCATGATCGCCGTGCTCGCCGCGGTGACCGCGATGGCGGTCCGCGCGGCACCGCGGCTGTTGAACTTCGACGCGACGATCTGGGACATCTTCCTGGGCTACGAACTGCCGGGCGCGCCCACCGCGCTGCGGCTTGCCACGGTGTGGCGCTTCGACACCTTCATCGGGGCGGCCGCCCTGGTCGCGGCCGGGCTCTACCTGGTCGGCTACCTGCGGTTGCGGCGCCGCGGCGACGCCTGGTCGATGGGCCGGCTGCTGTCCTGGCAGATCGGCTGCCTGCTGCTGGTCATCGGCACCGGCTCCGGGCTGCGGTCCTACGGGTCGGCGATGTTCAGCGTGCACATGGCCGAGCACATGCTGCTGAACATGTTCGTTCCGGTGCTGATGGTGCTCGGCGGTCCGGTGACCCTGGCGCTGCGGGCGCTGACCCCGGCCAGCCACGATCAGCCGCCGGGCCCGCGGGAATGGCTGCTCAAGCTGGTGCATTCCCGGGTGACCGGGTTCCTGGCGCACCCGGTGACGGCCTACATCCTGTTCGTCGCGTCGCTCTACGCGGTCTACTTCACCCCGATCTTCAACACGCTGGTCCGCTACCACTGGGGCCACGAGTTCATGAGCCTGCACTTCTTCCTCACCGGCTACCTGTTCTTCTGGGCGATCATCGGCATCGACCCCGGCCCGCGGCGACTGCCGTTCCTCGGCCGGCTGGCGCTGCTGTTCGCGGTGATGCCGTTCCACGCGTTCTTCGGCATCGCGCTGATGACGATGAAGGAAATCCTCGGCGGCCCGTTCTACGGGTACCTGGACCTGCCGTGGGTGCCGAACCTGGTCGACGATCAGCACCTGGGCGGCTCGATCGCCTGGGGCTCCTCGGAGCTGCCCATCGTCGTGGTGGTGATCGCGCTGGTGGCGCAGTGGGCGCGTTCGGATGAACGTCAAGCCCGCCGGGCCGACCGGCACGCCGATGCCGGCTACCCCGACGAGGGCGATGACCTCGACGCCTACAACGCGATGCTCGCCGAGTTGGCCAAGCACCGGCAGTAG